One Chitinophaga sp. H8 DNA window includes the following coding sequences:
- a CDS encoding SusC/RagA family TonB-linked outer membrane protein produces MKKMLSAVLAMICFLLPLMIQAQQKTVTGKVTDRNGTPLPGASIAILNGRQGVVTNAAGKFEIAVPPDARLTVYYTGYKTNTIKVTAGTDPLNIILEEDVARLDEVIVTGLATTVKRRNSANAVATVSASELAGISPAQTFDAALNGKITGANIVANSGAPGGGISVKLRGVTTIYGNTEPLYVVDGVIVNNKTISGGMNAVTAAESGGTNTSTQDNGSNRIADINPADIENIEILKGASAAAIYGSQAAAGVVVITTKRGKAGKTKITVTQDIGIQTARKLMGVRQLNETIVEETWGPSGLTRYKAAVAAGKIYDYEKEMYGEKGFLRNTTVSMSGGSDRTTFMFSAGMRKEDGIILRTGYANNNLRLNVDHRISDRIKIGVSTAFINSSADRGLTNNDNTGVSFGSALSGTPSFIELHQDASGNYPRNPMASSNPIETRDKMTNNELTNRVISGVNLEATLQQSEIATTKFIARGGVDFYNFKTKVLFPASLQFERVKRGHNIQGNANNTFTNWAGFLVNTFTPNTNLSFTTSAGLTHEYASFDQILTLATQLVGTQTSSDQAAALDITQTRNSSRNDGIFVQEEIAFKEFLNFTAGVRFDKSTNNGKYRQFIAYPKANIAWNISKMGQWENETVSDLKLRVAYGEGNSLPTFSSRFTTLPIDNIGGKSGSLINIVLGNPDIMPERQTELEGGVDVSFLGGKIGLEATYYNKVIKDLLLLSDYQGATGFGTKWVNGGQLRNTGLELGLRTVPVNNAQVRWSSNINFWKNRSEVSALTVPAFDPGGSFGATYGTFFVQNNATATQIVAVVDDAGTTAKVGDTEPDFQMNFFNDLTLFKNLSLRFLIHWKKGGDNVNLSQLLFDGGGTSPDYDEAAGDGKLGEGRLLGFHSYVQDASYVRIREIGLYYRIPVKMKFMESITVGASANNYFTWTKYKGYDPEVSNFGAGFSTGVDVAPFPSSKRVQFHLALNF; encoded by the coding sequence ATGAAGAAAATGTTATCCGCTGTATTGGCGATGATATGTTTTTTACTACCATTGATGATACAAGCCCAGCAAAAAACAGTTACCGGAAAGGTGACAGATCGTAATGGCACTCCCTTGCCTGGTGCAAGTATTGCCATCCTGAATGGCCGGCAGGGGGTGGTGACAAATGCCGCCGGGAAATTTGAAATAGCTGTTCCCCCGGATGCCAGGCTTACCGTTTACTACACGGGCTATAAAACAAATACTATAAAGGTAACCGCCGGCACCGATCCGCTGAACATTATACTGGAAGAGGATGTGGCGCGTTTGGATGAAGTGATTGTAACGGGGCTTGCTACTACGGTAAAACGCAGGAATTCAGCCAATGCTGTCGCTACTGTTTCTGCCAGTGAGCTGGCAGGGATTTCTCCCGCCCAGACTTTTGATGCTGCACTGAACGGCAAAATAACGGGTGCCAATATCGTGGCCAACTCCGGTGCACCTGGTGGGGGTATTTCTGTTAAACTAAGAGGAGTAACAACCATTTATGGTAATACAGAACCCTTGTATGTAGTAGATGGGGTGATTGTAAATAATAAAACTATTTCCGGTGGGATGAATGCGGTTACTGCAGCAGAGAGTGGCGGAACAAATACTTCTACACAGGATAACGGGTCCAACAGAATCGCAGATATTAATCCCGCAGATATAGAGAATATTGAAATCCTGAAAGGCGCTTCAGCAGCAGCCATCTATGGATCGCAGGCAGCAGCCGGCGTGGTGGTAATTACTACTAAAAGAGGAAAGGCAGGCAAAACAAAGATCACGGTTACACAAGATATAGGGATACAAACTGCCAGGAAATTAATGGGAGTACGGCAGCTGAATGAAACTATTGTGGAAGAAACATGGGGGCCTTCCGGCCTCACCCGTTATAAAGCGGCTGTTGCTGCAGGGAAAATATATGATTATGAAAAAGAGATGTACGGAGAAAAAGGGTTTTTGCGTAATACTACTGTTTCCATGAGTGGCGGCAGTGACCGGACAACTTTCATGTTCAGCGCAGGTATGCGTAAGGAAGACGGTATTATTTTACGTACCGGTTATGCTAATAACAACCTGCGACTGAATGTAGATCATCGTATTTCAGACAGGATAAAAATTGGAGTAAGTACTGCTTTTATTAATTCTTCTGCAGACAGAGGATTGACAAATAATGATAATACTGGGGTGTCTTTTGGATCTGCATTATCCGGAACGCCCAGCTTCATAGAATTACACCAGGATGCAAGTGGAAATTATCCCCGGAACCCGATGGCCAGCTCTAATCCGATAGAAACACGCGATAAGATGACAAACAATGAACTGACCAATCGGGTGATCAGTGGAGTAAACCTGGAAGCTACTTTACAGCAGTCGGAAATAGCTACCACAAAATTTATAGCCAGAGGAGGTGTAGATTTTTACAACTTCAAAACAAAGGTATTATTCCCAGCTTCCCTACAGTTTGAACGTGTGAAAAGAGGGCATAACATACAGGGAAATGCCAATAATACCTTTACTAACTGGGCCGGTTTCCTGGTAAATACTTTTACCCCTAATACTAATTTATCCTTCACCACCAGTGCAGGACTCACCCATGAATATGCCAGCTTTGACCAGATACTTACGCTGGCCACACAGTTGGTAGGTACACAAACCAGCAGCGATCAGGCCGCCGCACTGGACATTACACAAACACGCAACAGCTCCCGTAATGATGGCATTTTTGTGCAGGAAGAAATCGCTTTTAAAGAGTTCCTGAATTTTACCGCAGGGGTTCGTTTTGATAAATCTACCAACAATGGAAAGTACCGGCAGTTTATTGCCTATCCTAAAGCAAATATTGCCTGGAATATCTCTAAAATGGGGCAATGGGAAAATGAAACCGTCAGCGATCTGAAACTGCGGGTGGCTTATGGTGAAGGGAACAGCCTGCCTACTTTTAGCAGCCGTTTTACCACATTACCTATTGATAACATAGGTGGAAAAAGTGGTTCCCTGATTAATATCGTGCTGGGCAATCCTGATATTATGCCGGAACGTCAGACCGAGCTGGAAGGAGGCGTGGACGTTAGTTTCCTGGGAGGTAAGATAGGGCTGGAAGCTACTTATTACAACAAGGTGATCAAGGACCTTTTGTTGCTGAGTGATTACCAGGGCGCTACGGGTTTTGGTACAAAATGGGTTAACGGAGGCCAGCTGCGCAATACCGGTTTAGAACTGGGATTAAGAACTGTACCAGTAAATAATGCGCAGGTGAGGTGGTCCTCTAACATCAATTTCTGGAAAAACCGTTCAGAAGTATCCGCACTTACTGTTCCTGCATTTGATCCGGGAGGCTCGTTCGGTGCTACCTACGGTACTTTCTTTGTGCAAAATAATGCTACTGCTACCCAGATAGTGGCAGTGGTAGATGACGCAGGTACTACTGCTAAAGTAGGAGATACGGAACCCGATTTTCAGATGAACTTCTTTAATGACCTCACGTTATTTAAAAACCTCAGCCTTCGTTTTCTGATACATTGGAAAAAAGGAGGAGATAATGTTAACCTCTCGCAGTTGTTGTTTGATGGAGGAGGTACCAGCCCGGATTATGATGAGGCAGCAGGAGATGGCAAGCTGGGAGAAGGGCGTTTATTGGGGTTCCATAGTTATGTGCAGGATGCAAGTTATGTACGCATACGCGAAATAGGGCTTTACTACCGTATCCCGGTAAAAATGAAGTTTATGGAAAGCATTACGGTAGGAGCTTCTGCGAATAATTATTTCACATGGACCAAATACAAAGGATATGATCCCGAGGTATCCAATTTCGGCGCAGGTTTTTCAACAGGGGTAGATGTGGCACCGTTTCCATCGTCTAAACGTGTACAATTCCACCTGGCATTGAATTTCTAA
- a CDS encoding RagB/SusD family nutrient uptake outer membrane protein — translation MKPNINMMLLLVLTACLLGACKNEPILNPNAPTMDEIIKNPTVNELNNLVVGTESGMRKGLDFYTEITGIFGREIYRFAASEPRYTQEMMGAGNSQLDNTSFYANNSWLYRYNVVRNAYLLIEGTQNSTYITNEKQKKGYYGFAKTIIAYQLLLNLNLTYANGIRTDVKDFRKLGPIVKEEQALTDIAAMLKAAREDLADGEFLFELSDGFTGFKDIAGFTKFNYALAARVAIYRKQWAEALTDLQGSFLDLAGDLNTGAYHIFSTAAHDITNPAFYERNESGDIRLAHPSYAAQIAPGDDRIDKTALRDDPATKDGLTSDRDFWIYRSETAPAAIIRNEELILIYAEAKIQLNQLPDGKTAIDRIRKAHNLAPYGGALDQAPLITEMLTQRRFSLYGEGHRWVDMRRYNRLATLPIDRPNDDVWPQLPLPLAEVGN, via the coding sequence ATGAAACCGAACATAAATATGATGCTTTTGCTGGTGCTCACCGCCTGTCTGCTTGGTGCTTGTAAGAATGAGCCCATACTTAATCCCAATGCTCCTACTATGGATGAGATCATTAAAAATCCAACCGTAAATGAGCTGAACAACCTGGTAGTTGGTACAGAATCCGGTATGCGTAAAGGGCTGGATTTTTATACGGAGATCACCGGCATTTTTGGCCGGGAGATTTATCGTTTTGCGGCTTCCGAGCCACGCTATACTCAGGAGATGATGGGTGCCGGCAACTCTCAGCTGGACAATACTTCCTTTTATGCCAATAATAGCTGGCTGTACAGATATAATGTGGTAAGGAATGCCTATCTGCTCATAGAAGGTACGCAAAACTCTACCTACATTACCAATGAAAAGCAGAAGAAGGGATATTATGGTTTCGCCAAAACCATCATTGCTTATCAGTTGTTGCTGAATCTGAACCTAACGTATGCCAATGGTATCAGAACAGATGTGAAGGACTTCCGCAAATTAGGTCCTATTGTGAAAGAAGAACAGGCACTTACAGATATAGCTGCCATGCTGAAAGCGGCCAGGGAGGATCTGGCAGATGGGGAATTCCTGTTTGAGTTATCCGACGGGTTTACCGGCTTCAAAGATATCGCCGGATTTACGAAGTTTAATTATGCATTGGCGGCACGTGTAGCCATATACCGCAAGCAGTGGGCAGAAGCACTGACTGACCTGCAGGGATCATTCCTGGACCTGGCAGGCGATTTGAATACTGGTGCCTATCATATCTTTTCCACTGCGGCGCACGATATCACCAACCCTGCATTTTATGAGCGTAATGAATCCGGAGATATCAGACTGGCACATCCATCCTATGCGGCGCAAATAGCGCCGGGGGATGACCGTATTGACAAAACTGCCCTGAGAGATGATCCGGCTACAAAAGATGGGCTTACCAGTGACCGGGATTTCTGGATCTATCGCTCAGAAACTGCTCCTGCCGCAATTATCCGCAATGAAGAACTGATTCTAATTTATGCGGAAGCGAAAATACAGTTGAACCAGTTGCCTGATGGCAAAACGGCTATAGACAGGATCCGGAAAGCTCATAACCTGGCACCATACGGAGGGGCGTTGGATCAGGCCCCATTAATCACGGAAATGTTGACGCAACGACGGTTCTCCCTTTATGGGGAAGGACATCGCTGGGTAGATATGAGAAGATATAACCGGCTGGCTACACTGCCCATTGACAGGCCCAATGATGATGTATGGCCTCAGCTGCCTTTACCATTGGCAGAAGTAGGGAACTAG